The DNA region CCCACACCCACTGCCGCCCAGAATAACATGGGATTGTTTTTTGTTATGCTATAGGCCGGTAAGTTGATGGAGAGGATAAAGGGGATCACAAAAAAGAAGGTCAGGGCTGCTGAATACATATAGTCCGTGGCTACGGGGGTCTCAAAATCTGGATCGACAACCCGTAACAAGGCGAGACCAGTGGGCATCGTTCCTGTACTGGCACCATAAATAATCAGGGCACGATGAAATTGATAATTGTCAAAAATTCTCGAACTAATCCAAATCACAGATATAAAAGTCACGATCCCGCCTGTTACAGAAACAACCAGAATGGGCAGCCAGAACTGAACCACAACAGTAAGTGATATAGCTCCTACGGCTGCGGCCACCATGATATCCACACTGTTTCCAGCAATGCGTGTCAAAGCACCGTTATCCAATGTGTGTTCCAGCTTCAGTTTGATCATGATTTTCTTTACAATCAGGGCGACCATAGCGGCAAACACAAAGCTGATACCCCAGAGGTTAACAGCCAGATCATTGCCAATATTTCCAGCAAAACCCAGGAGAATACCCAGACCTTTTAGCATCAGGAAAGTAAAGAGGTAAACCACGAGAACTACTGCCATATTGTAACTGGCAGAATCAATGGCTTCAGATTCTGTTGTGAGACGAGAGCCAACTTGAAGTTTATCCTTACGGCCCATGACCCCAGAGCGAAATCGTTTTGCTTTGATCTTCTCTACTTGATCTTTATTCAACCAGCCACGTTTAATCCCCATATTAATCAGGATAACCCCACCAAAAGAAGCCCACATATAACCCACGGCAGCGAAGGTCAACCCAATATCCGGGGCACCCTTAAAGCCCATGTCAACCCAGCCTTCACCAATAGCGTATGCTTGGCCTGGTCCTAAAGCAAATCCGAGAGGCATGAAAAATCCAAATGCAGGGTAGAGTTCCTGCATGATGGTATTCATAAACATGAAGGTCAGTAGTAAGCCAATTAAAGACTGAAGTGAATATTGGGAAATGATGGACACTGAAGTTCCGAAAACACTTTTATCGCCCTTGCGTTTGGTATACGCCGGTTTTCTGAGACTCATGGCAATAAATGAAATACTCAGGAGGTGATAAACGATGGCTCCCAGTCCGATTTCAGACATGCCGACAGAGGTGGCGACAAAATTGTAAAAAGGCAGAAGGATGAATCCGGCAGTCAAGGCGTTGGGTATGAGATACTTCTGAAAAAACTTGACCTTGGACCGAATAAACGTAGCCAGGAGTAACGCAATTGAAATGACACCGAGATCCAGAAACATGTTCCAGGAAAAATTCATTTGTACCTACCTGTGTTTTTGCAGTTATCGTCTAATAGACTTTCTAAAGCGGGTTTAGTTTACTTGTGGGGCATAATAATGCCAATGATAATCGTCTTCGCTTTTCGCAAACCGGGAGACTATTTTTTATAATTTTGGCTCATCGTCATAATGCGTACCTATACCGAATATTGTTCTTCGATTAACAGGAATAAAATTCTTTCTCTGCAATCAAGGTAGGTAGCAAATTCCAATTCTAACCTGGATTAAATTCCCTGAAAGGGAAAAACAAGAATAGCCACGGGTGTAACCCGTGGTAAATGAACCACAATAATTGTAACCCCAGCGGGGTTGAACAATACTAAAGCAAATAATTTTCATCAAACTCTATCCAGCATATTTCATAAAGAAATGCAACTTTTGTACGCCCTCATGAAATATGCGTGCTTTTTCATGTTTTATCAGAAGTTCTCTAAGTTCCTCAATAAATGATTGTTTGGGAACACCAGCCTCATCACAATCCTGACCGATGACAATATATCCACCGCCAAGATTTTCAAAGTCATTGGCAAAGGCACCCTCCATGCCGGATATTGAGCCCGAGGATATTCATTCTAGTGATACTGTGGAGATTGTTTGGGGGGTTGTTAACTAAAATTTGAAATGACTCATCCAGTAGCAGTAATCATAACTATTCTTTCAAAGCGAAAGGATTATGGTTAACAATAATCAGGTTTCCTGAAAATGCTTGGTTGGTTTTCTGAGAATTTGATCAGATATGAGTTGCACTTTTCTTTGAATGTCTTGGCAGAAAGCCCACTACTTCAAGATCAAAGCCTTCTTTGCAACCCGGTACTCAGGAGTATTCAGTACGACAAAATACAGACCAGACGCAACACCTTGCCCATTTTCATCCATACCATTCCATTGAATCGCATGATACCCAGCCTGCTGAGAGCCTGAATGCATTTCTCTTACAAAGCGACCCCTGATATCGAATATGGAGATATTGAGTTCAGTATTCATTGGTAGACCATACTCTATCATCGTACTCGCGTTAAATGGATTCGGGTAATTCTGACTTAAACTGAAAGTGGTTGGAATCGGGACCAAATCAATAGATGTTCGTTTCTGTGTAACGTTACCCACTTCATCCGAGCCCTGGATGGCCACTTCGATGGAGTATTGCTGCTTTGTCTTGGGCATTAGTGCCAGATTCAGTTGATCTTCATTTTTCCCGGAGAGCTGACTACTGGTAATAGTAATGTATCCGCTATCAGGATTGGCATCAACGAGCACCATTGAACTTGTTGATACTTTTGCTAATCCCGGATCTGATACACTGACAGAGACTATACTCGGATCATACTTTACAATAGTTTGAGAGGAAATGTAATCAGCGCTTTCAAGATTCACTGATAAGTAGTTTCCATCCTGTTCTGCTGCCATATTTACAATGTCGTAGCCACCTATTTGTGGTGATATTGGATTTATACCAACTGACCAATTCCACATGGATGCGAAAGTGGCTAAATCATAGATATTAAATATTGAGTCTGGCTGAATACTAATATGAGGGATGGTGTGTTGATTTGGAGCTAACTCATATTGATAGTTATCTGAATGCCAGGCTGTTACAAAATGATTAAAATCATCAAAATCATACACCCCCAGCGGTTCAACAAAGTTACCCGCTCCAATTATATCAACCAATAGTGTATCATCATCTATTGGAGATCCTTCGAACACCCCATTCCTATTACCGTCCAAACCGTACCCGTAGATATTTGTGAGAATGTCAGCGTTCAGAATAATGCTCAAAGTATCCAGGGACAGATAACCATCGACGGGGGAAAGTATATACCATACTCCGTCCTCGATTATCTCCAACTCATAATCATGATCTAAATTGCTGATTACCTGAATGCCATTCATTAGCTCATCTTCAACCATGGTCTGCGTAAATTGCAATGAAATATCACTGATTGCCCAAATACGATTTGAATAACTCTGGACCCTTGGATACTCGATAATGACTGAGAATTGATCACTTATCGATATCATCTCTAAACCTACAGCATCGTGAGCTATCGCTTGAATCAGACATGTTCCAGGGATATTGGGAATCATCCATTCATAGCTTAGCGTATCAGATTCTGGGACTATGCTTTGAGCAATTGAAAGCCAGTTATTGCCTCCATCAGTGGAATAATTAAGGTCAATCGATGTTACACCCACATTATCATAATTGTACAGTGTGATTGGCAGTACCATAGCAAGTGCATAACTCTGCTCAGCGATGGGATTGAGTATGGATATTTGAGGGCTTGTGTTGTCAGTGATGGAGAAATATTCACTATAATCATTGTTTATATTGGCAGCTAGATCCATTACTTCTATCCTGATTTGAGCACTATCTGAAACACCAGGACGAGGAATTTCAAAAGCGAAGGATCTCTCTGAGGCAGGGATATTGAAGCAACTGGTCTCAGGTGATGAAGGGCTATTATAATAGTACAGGTCAAACCACTCTATTCCAACATTGTCGGAAGCCTCCCACGAAACGAATAAAGTATCTCCTTCAGAAATTGTGGATGATACAGTTGGTGTCAAAACTGTAATGATCGGTAGCGTTCCATCATCAATTGGAAAAGTAGAATCAAGTGTATCGGCGCTCACATTCCCTGCCTGATCACTCACCCAGATTGCCAGTATACAGGAATTGGAGATGACATCTGGTGCAATCCACTCCACTTGACCCACGTTAGCATTAAGACTATCGCTGAGTATAAAAGATTCTCCTCCGTCTGAAGAGAACCACAGTTTTGCCCAATCCAAGCCGACGTTGTCTGATGCCTCCCATGTTACGAGTAGTGTATCACCGTTATGGGGGACTTCCGTAATCTCAGGAAAGTTTAGAGTTACTGAAGGAGATAATGAATCAGTTTGATCATAATAGAATGCTCCTATATCAAACCGCGTACCATCGGGATCTCGGTCATCGATATCAATTTCCCAAGTATCACCATCGGTGTCCTCGTCAGGGTCTCCACCATCAATACAAGGAGAGGATGGCTGGAGTGCTAGATTAGTTTCTGAAACAAATTCAGGTAAGATATTTATATTTCCATCCCCCCAAATTAGATCTAATGTTCCAGATTGATCTTCAATACCAAACTGTCCATTAGCTATGTCACAATAGGAGATATTTGCGGACGATACTGCACCATCATCCAGAATCACAATCTGAAAGTTTGGGGTTCCCCAGAGGATAGAATTTGACAATACTAGATCAGACCCATCATTGAGAGCTATACTTCCTGGATTTATCCCATTCCCAGATAAACTAGAGAAATTGATTTTAACAGAACTACCTGAAGTAGCATATACTACTTGCCCATTTCCGCTTACATGATTATCTAAAAAGACGGAGTGCTCGATTTCAGCGGAGCTCATACTTAGATTGAAGACAGCACCATTTCCTGGTGAATCCTCAAATCTGTAAAACTGAGAATTTGAAACAAATAACTTTGTTCGCTCACCGGTTAGCAAAAAGCCTTTTTCATTAGATCCATCAGCAATTATATCCGTAAAACTTATCTGAACTGAGTCTTCCCCTGAACAGCCTGTGCACTCACCCCAAAGCATATAGTCATTACCAGCGCTATTCGACTCAAACCTTATGTCCTGGAAGGAAACAGTCTGACTTAGCAAATAGCTCCGGCTATAAACATAATTAGCAGCAATAATTGTTTCCGTACTATTTATACCACGTAGATACAAACTTTTAGTGTTTATATTGATAGGTTCGGTATATGTACCACTACCGATTAAGATTGTATCATTTTGACTTGCTTGATTCACTCCCCTCTGAATTGTAGCAAAAGGTAAGTCCAATGACCCATTTCCAGTTTCATCCGAACCTTCAATAGAGACATGCCATATATTCTGATCAATTACCTCTAAAGTTATGGGAATGCTTAACGTTTCATTAGATGAATCATTACTAACTAGAGTAATCACATCTGAATAATCACCTAATTCCAGCCCTTC from Candidatus Neomarinimicrobiota bacterium includes:
- a CDS encoding sodium:glutamate symporter, whose protein sequence is MNFSWNMFLDLGVISIALLLATFIRSKVKFFQKYLIPNALTAGFILLPFYNFVATSVGMSEIGLGAIVYHLLSISFIAMSLRKPAYTKRKGDKSVFGTSVSIISQYSLQSLIGLLLTFMFMNTIMQELYPAFGFFMPLGFALGPGQAYAIGEGWVDMGFKGAPDIGLTFAAVGYMWASFGGVILINMGIKRGWLNKDQVEKIKAKRFRSGVMGRKDKLQVGSRLTTESEAIDSASYNMAVVLVVYLFTFLMLKGLGILLGFAGNIGNDLAVNLWGISFVFAAMVALIVKKIMIKLKLEHTLDNGALTRIAGNSVDIMVAAAVGAISLTVVVQFWLPILVVSVTGGIVTFISVIWISSRIFDNYQFHRALIIYGASTGTMPTGLALLRVVDPDFETPVATDYMYSAALTFFFVIPFILSINLPAYSITKNNPMLFWAAVGVGLAYLVFVLISHKLVAGKRAFGQLGKLWFENK